A region from the Triticum aestivum cultivar Chinese Spring chromosome 3D, IWGSC CS RefSeq v2.1, whole genome shotgun sequence genome encodes:
- the LOC123079193 gene encoding ATP synthase subunit epsilon, mitochondrial — translation MSAMTAAVPFWRAAGMTYIGYSNVCAALVRSCLKEPFKTEVSSREKVHFSLSKWADEKQQKPTVRTDDE, via the exons AtgtcggcgatgacggcggcggTGCCCTTCTGGCGCGCGGCGGGGATGACCTACATCGGCTACTCCAACGTCTGCGCGGCGCTGGTGCGGAGCTGCCTCAAGGAGCCCTTCAAGACCGAGGTCTCCTCCCGCGAGAAGGTCCACTTCTCCCTCTCCAAGTGGGCCGACGAGAAGCAGCAGAAGCCCA CTGTGCGCACAGATGATGAATGA
- the LOC123079192 gene encoding transcription factor VOZ1, which yields MRKGPSRSGSARHQQFRARAKTRVDDLQDMFSGLQYARKEARSTDAVLLEAQLHQMLREWRAELSVPSPASSLQAGNNNRDPSDPPSETPRPPQLAPAEEEDDATSKLVEQKPRPSANQTHKHPRGDQDMKPEPREEAIAHPVTVAQQPPSLGPGVITTPASAGFHDQMYYVNQELSVEDFLYDDDYKINLPGSNPEILNNLEGIGHQEYLQFNLPQELPPNAYLDMNNYGQNAGDGFLHMSDLLTTMSPAPASFLRPKCALWDCPRPAQGSESWQDYCSMYHAELAVKEEGPPGTMPVIRPRGIDLKDGPLFAALSAKIQGKHVGVPVCEGAATTKSPWNAPELFDLYIFEGESMREWLFFDKPRRAFDSGNRKQRSLPDYNGRGWHESRKQVMKDFGGLKRSYYMDPQPSSSYEWHLYEYEINDRDAFALYRLEFKSSEAKKSAKSKFTCSPLIEIQQQMVRLSADGHVENKRTARVRTQDVSTNIYPVQNNTAQASAPDAYQAASQVDQMTFLNGSVVYGPHLPYGYSTEGGDFYWNSNDGA from the exons ATGCGGAAGGGCCCGTCGCGGTCGGGGTCGGCGCGGCACCAGCAGTTCCGCGCCCGTGCCAAGACCCGCGTCGACGACCTCCAGGACATGTTCTCCGGCCTCCAGTACGCCCGCAAGGAGGCCCGCTCCACCGACGCCGTCCTCCTCGAGGCCCAGCTCCACCAGATGCTCCGCGAGTGGCGCGCCGAGCTCAGCGTCCCGTCCCCCGCCTCCTCCCTCCAGGCA GGGAACAACAACCGGGACCCGTCGGATCCGCCGTCCGAGACACCGCGGCCGCCGCAGCTGGcgccggccgaggaggaggacgacgccaccaGCAAGCTCGTCGAGCAGAAGCCCCGGCCGTCCGCTAATCAGACTCACAAGCACCCGCGGGGAGACCAGGACATGAAGCCGGAGCCGCGCGAGGAAGCGATCGCGCATCCAGTGACGGTGGCGCAGCAGCCGCCGTCGCTGGGTCCGGGAGTCATCACCACTCCAGCTAGTGCCGGGTTCCACGATCAG ATGTACTATGTGAACCAGGAGCTTAGTGTTGAGGATTTTCTTTACGACGATGATTACAAGATAAACCTTCCTGGGTCCAATCCAGAAATCCTCAATAACCTTGAAGGGATTGGTCATCAAGAATATCTGCAGTTCAATTTGCCACAAGAGTTGCCCCCTAATGCATATCTTGATATGAACAACTATGGGCAGAATGCTGGAGATGGTTTCCTCCACATGTCAGACTTGCTCACAACAATGTCTCCAGCACCTGCTTCATTTCTGAGGCCAAAGTGCGCTCTCTGGGACTGCCCTCGTCCTGCTCAAGGATCTGAAAGCTGGCAAGATTACTGCAGCATGTACCATGCTGAATTGGCCGTGAAGGAAGAGGGCCCTCCAGGCACAATGCCTGTGATCCGCCCGAGAGGTATTGATCTAAAAGATGGCCCTTTGTTTGCTGCTCTTAGTGCGAAAATCCAAGGAAAGCATGTCGGTGTTCCTGTCTGTGAAGGGGCTGCAACTACGAAGTCCCCTTGGAATGCACCTG AACTTTTCGACCTTTACATCTTTGAAGGTGAATCTATGAGAGAATGGCTTTTCTTTGACAAACCAAGAAGGGCATTCGACAGTGGAAACCGGAAGCAAAGGTCACTGCCAGATTACAACGGCCGTGGCTGGCATGAATCAAGGAAGCAGGTGATGAAAGACTTTGGGGGTCTAAAGAGGTCATACTACATGGATCCACAGCCATCCAGCAGCTACGAATGGCACCTCTATGAGTACGAGATCAATGACCGCGACGCTTTTGCCTTATACCGGCTCGAATTCAAGTCTTCGGAAGCAAAGAAGAGTGCTAAGTCAAAATTCACTTGCAGTCCACTGATTGAAATCCAGCAGCAAATGGTCAGGCTGAGCGCAGACGGTCACGTGGAGAACAAGCGGACTGCCCGTGTGCGGACACAGGATGTCAGCACAAACATCTACCCGGTTCAGAACAACACGGCTCAGGCCAGTGCTCCGGACGCTTACCAGGCAGCGTCGCAGGTGGACCAGATGACGTTTTTGAACGGCAGTGTTGTTTATGGGCCTCATCTCCCATATGGCTACTCGACCGAAGGAGGTGACTTCTATTGGAACTCAAATGACGGGGCTTGA